From Podospora bellae-mahoneyi strain CBS 112042 chromosome 3, whole genome shotgun sequence, the proteins below share one genomic window:
- the FAA2 gene encoding medium-chain fatty acid-CoA ligase faa2 (EggNog:ENOG503NUAR; COG:I) produces MAPSKQDTTAYINAIAQPPPPGTPYALPIPGTERPNRTPIYRHWRFQNGPLLETFDPAIRTVHDLFEASVARVPRNRCLGHRPWNPVSKTWENKFVWTTYTEVAERRKNFGAGIVELHQRVGVTADKKYAVGLWAQNRPEWQITELALLSQSLWPVSLYETLGPEATEYIINHSELTAVVCSLPHIPTLLKLAPRVPSLKFIISLDPLDAGEMTGHSKLSLLNAAAAQVGLEIFSMEGVEALGARSGRPMRPPQPEDVLTINYTSGTTGDPKGVLITHANGVAGISAARSNQSITAGDVHLSYLPLAHIYGRMADQTALAEGASIGYFHGDITQLVEDIKLLRPTGLMSVPRLFNRINSAIQAATVEQEGFKGALSRRVIEAKKTSMKLPPGKATNKHFLYDKIWTPKVLKGVGLSRARTMVSGSAQLDPDVHEFLRAAFGNNFVQGFGMTETYAVGTVQMPGDFTTGNIGPPCPSVELCIESVPDYEYTVEDKPNPRGELLMRGPIIFKEYYRNPEETAKTIEADGWFHTGDIVEVDSMGRFKIIDRKKNVLKLAQGEYISPERIENVYLGSCNLLAMAFVHGEPKESSLVAVFGIDPVHFAPYASKILKQNISAEDKAALKVAANDPRVKGALLKLLDNIGKSHKFNSYEKVKNIYLDIEPFSIENELLTPTLKLKRPQTARAFRAEIDRMYEEIAANAGSKPKL; encoded by the exons ATGGCTCCCAGCAAGCAGGACACGACGGCTTACATTAACGCCATcgcccaaccaccccctccgggCACTCCCTAcgccctccccatccccggcACCGAGCGCCCCAACCGGACTCCCATCTACCGCCATTGGCGCTTCCAGAACGGCCCTCTTCTCGAGACCTTCGACCCCGCCATTCGCACCGTCCACGATCTCTTCGAAGCTTCCGTCGCGCGGGTCCCTAGAAACAGATGCTTGGGCCACAGACCCTGGAACCCTGTCTCCAAGACATGGGAGAACAAGTTTGTCTGGACGACATATACCGAGGTTGCTGAGCGCAGGAAGAACTTTGGTGCTGGCATCGTTGAGCTGCACCAGCGGGTTGGCGTCACGGCTGACAAGAAGTATGCTGTCGGTCTCTGGGCCCAGAACCGCCCCGAGTGGCAGATCACTGAGTTGGCTCTGCTCTCGCAGTCCTTGTGGCCCGTTTCGCTCTACGAGACTCTCGGACCCGAGGCGACCGAGtacatcatcaaccacagcGAGCTGACTGCCGTCGTCTGCTCGCTCCCTCACATCCCCACTCTCCTGAAGCTTGCGCCCCGCGTGCCCAGCCTCAagttcatcatctccctgGACCCCCTCGATGCCGGTGAGATGACCGGCCACTCCAAGCTGTCGCTCTTGAACGCTGCGGCCGCCCAGGTTGGCCTTGAGATCTTCTCCATGGAGGGCGTGGAGGCGCTGGGTGCCCGCTCCGGCCGCCCAATGCGCCCTCCCCAGCCCGAGGATGTTCTGACCATCAACTACACCTCTGGTACCACTGGTGACCCCAAGGGTGTCCTTATCACCCACGCCAACGGTGTTGCCGGTATCTCGGCTGCTCGCTCCAACCAGAGCATCACGGCTGGCGACGTCCACCTGTCTTATCTTCCTCTTGCGCATATCTATGGTCGCATGGCTGACCAGACTGCTCTCGCTGAAGGCGCCAGCATCGGTTACTTCCACGGTGACATCACCCAGCTTGTGGAGGATATCAAGCTCCTGCGCCCAACTGGTCTTATGTCGGTGCCCCGTCTCTTTAACCGCATCAACTCTGCCATCCAGGCCGCCACGGTTGAGCAGGAGGGCTTCAAGGGTGCCCTCTCGCGCCGTGTCATTgaggccaagaagaccaGCATGAAGCTTCCTCCTGGCAAGGCCACCAACAAGCACTTCCTCTACGACAAGATCTGGACCCCCAAGGTCCTCAAGGGTGTTGGTCTCTCTCGCGCTCGCACCATGGTCAGCGGTTCCGCCCAGCTCGACCCCGACGTCCACGAGTTCCTCCGCGCCGCCTTTGGCAACAACTTCGTCCAGGGTTTCGGCATGACCGAGACCTACGCCGTCGGTACCGTCCAGATGCCCGGCGATTTCACCACCGGCAACATCGGCCCCCCGTGCCCCTCGGTCGAGCTCTGCATCGAGTCCGTCCCCGACTACGAGTACACCGTCGAGGACAAGCCCAACCCCCGCGGCGAGCTGCTCATGCGCGgtcccatcatcttcaagGAGTACTACCGTAACCCCGAGGAGACGGCCAAGACGATCGAGGCCGACGGGTGGTTCCACACCGGCGACATCGTCGAGGTGGACAGCATGGGCCGCTTCAAGATCATCGACCGCAAGAAGAACGTGCTCAAGCTCGCGCAGGGCGAGTACATTTCCCCCGAGCGCATCGAGAACGTCTACCTCGGCAGCtgcaacctcctcgccatggCCTTTGTGCATGGCGAGCCCAAGGAGTCGAGTTTGGTGGCTGTGTTCGGTATCGACCCTGTGCACTTTGCTCCTTATGCCAGCAAGATCCTCAAGCAGAACATTTCTGCCGAGGACAAGGCTGCGCTCAAGGTGGCGGCGAACGACCCGAGGGTCAAGGGGGCGCTGTTGAAACTGTTGGATAACATTGGAAAGAGCCACAAATTCAACAGCTACGAGAAGGTGAAGAATATCTATTTGGATATTGAGCCTTTTTCGATCGAGAATGAGCTTTTGACTCCCAC cctcaagctcaagcGCCCGCAGACGGCGAGGGCTTTCCGCGCCGAGATTGACCGCATGTATGAGGAGATTGCGGCCAATGCTGGTTCCAAGCCAAAGTTGTAA
- the GLT1_2 gene encoding glutamate synthase [NADH] (EggNog:ENOG503NUMZ; COG:E; MEROPS:MER1054487): MGEIKLTPEFDDRQTHLESEQYNYQPYEYQTENNDSWAGALPVKQGLYDPSLEKDACGVGFACHIKGKASHKIVSDARNLLCNMTHRGAVGSDARDGDGAGVMTSIPHKFFVKNFEREEGIKLPPLGQYAVGNLFFKPDPETLQESKRQLEDIAESLGLRVLGWRELPVDSTLLGPAAASREPTILQPFVVLQSAYGSGDAPEITDADKFDDRLFERQLYVLRKRATRTVGLQNWFYICSLSNKNIVYKGQLAPVQVYQYYHDLVNADYEAHFALVHSRFSTNTFPSWDRAQPLRWAAHNGEINTLRGNKNWMRAREGVMQSDIFGDELEDLYPVVEDGGSDSAAFDNVLELLTINGVLSLPEAVMLMVPEAWQGNSAMDPKKAAFYEWAACQMEPWDGPALFTFADGRFCGANLDRNGLRPCRFYVMDDDRIICASEVGTIPVEPERIIQKGRLQPGRMLLVDTHAGRIIDDSELKAAVSTRQDFRSWLDENLITMPHVLEKVGEDKSVVLAAKPDDFKLQEDPLLHAFGYTFEQVSLLLAPMASDEKEALGSMGNDAPLACLSQAPKLLYEYFRQLFAQVTNPPIDPIRESIVMSLECYVGPQGNLLEMDASQCGRLLLPSPILSIEEFNALNNMSKLYPEWTVKTIDITFPKTEGVQGYINHLDYICKEATAAIEARDRIIVLTDRNTSKDRVAVSALLASGMVHHHLVANKWRSMAALVVETAEAREVHHMCVLLGYGVDAINPYLAMECILKLNKEKLIKKKLTDEQLIHNYKHSVDGGILKVMSKMGISTLASYKGAQIFEALGVDDSVVDRCFRGTASRIKGITFELIAEDAFRLHERGFPSRYTVGVAGLPESGEYHWRDGGEAHINDPTSIANIQDAVRTKNDKSYEAYSRSEYEQIKACTLRGMLDFKFEETTPIPIEQVEPWTEIVRRFCTGAMSYGSISMESHSTLAVAMNRLGGKSNTGEGGEDPERSQVMPNGDTMRSAIKQVASGRFGVTSAYLADSDELQIKMAQGAKPGEGGELPGHKVSKSIARTRHSTPGVGLISPPPHHDIYSIEDLKQLIYDLKCSSPRSRVSVKLVSETGVGIVASGVAKAKADHILISGHDGGTGASRWTGIKYAGLPWELGLAETHQTLVLNDLRGRVVVQTDGQLRTGRDVALACLLGAEEWGFATTPLIAMGCIMVS; this comes from the exons ATGGGCGAGATCAAGCTGACCCCAGAATTTGATGATCGACAGACTCACCTAGAGTCTGAGCAATACAACTACCAGCCCTATGAATACCAGACAGAAAACAACGACTCGTGGGCTGGTGCTCTTCCGGTGAAGCA GGGGTTGTATGATCCCTCACTCGAGAAAGATGCGTGCGGTGTGGGCTTTGCTTGCCACATCAAGGGCAAGGCTAGCCACAAGATCGTCAGCGATG CGCGAAACCTTCTATGCAACATGACCCATCGTGGTGCCGTGGGATCTGATGCgcgagatggtgatggtgctggtgtcATGACATCCATTCCCCACAAGTTCTTTGTCAAGAACTTTGAGCGTGAGGAGGGCATTAAGCTTCCTCCATTGGGACAGTACGCTGTGGGCAATCTGTTCTTCAAGCCTGATCCAGAGACCCTGCAAGAGTCCAAGCGGCAGTTGGAAGATATTGCCGAGTCCTTGGGCTTGAGAGTCCTCGGGTGGCGAGAGCTTCCCGTGGACTCCACTCTCCTTGGTccggctgctgcttctcGCGAGCCTACCATTCTGCAGCCCTTTGTGGTTCTCCAGTCTGCCTATGGCTCTGGGGATGCTCCTGAGATTACGGACGCAGACAAGTTCGATGACAGGCTGTTCGAGAGACAACTCTATGTCCTCCGGAAGCGTGCCACCCGCACCGTCGGGCTTCAGAACTGGTTCTACATCTGCTCTCTGTCGAACAAGAACATTGTTTACAAGGGACAGTTGGCTCCAGTACAAGTCTACCAATACTACCACGATTTGGTGAATGCTGATTATGAGGCGCACTTTGCCTTGGTACACTCGCGTTTCTCTACCAACACCTTCCCATCTTGGGACCGTGCTCAGCCCCTGAGATGGGCCGCTCACAACG GTGAAATCAACACTCTCCGTGGTAACAAGAACTGGATGCGCGCTCGTGAGGGTGTCATGCAGTCTGACATTTTCGGTGATGAGCTCGAGGACCTCTACCCGGtcgttgaggatggtggttcTGATTCCGCTGCCTTTGACAACGTGTTGGAGCTCCTCACCATCAATGGTGTTCTGTCTCTCCCAGAGGCCGTCATGCTCATGGTCCCCGAGGCCTGGCAGGGCAACAGTGCCATGGACCCCAAGAAGGCCGCATTCTACGAGTGGGCTGCTTGCCAGATGGAGCCCTGGGACGGTCCTGCTCTCTTCACCTTTGCCGATGGTCGTTTCTGCGGTGCCAACCTTGACCGTAACGGTCTTCGCCCTTGCCGCTTCTACGTGATGGATGATGACCGCATCATCTGCGCTTCCGAAGTTGGTACCATCCCCGTTGAGCCCGAAAGAATCATTCAGAAGGGCCGTCTGCAGCCTGGCCGCATGCTTCTCGTCGACACTCACGCCGGTCGTATTATCGATGACAGCGAGCTCAAGGCTGCTGTTTCCACCCGTCAGGACTTCAGATCCTGGCTCGATGAGAACCTGATCACCATGCCCCATGTCTTGGAgaaggttggcgaggacaAGAGCGTTGTGCTCGCCGCCAAGCCTGATGACTTCAAGCTCCAGGAGGACCCTCTTCTGCATGCTTTCGGCTACACCTTTGAACAGGTCAGCTTGCTGCTCGCTCCGATGGCCTCTGACGAGAAGGAAGCTCTCGGTTCCATGGGTAACGATGCTCCTCTTGCATGCCTGTCTCAGGCCCCCAAGCTGCTCTATGAGTACTTCCGTCAGCTGTTCGCTCAGGTCACCAACCCTCCTATCGATCCCATCAGAGAGTCCATCGTCATGTCTCTAGAGTGCTATGTCGGACCTCAGGGCAACCTTTTGGAGATGGATGCTTCCCAGTGCGGCAGACTCCTCCTGCCCAGCCCCATCCTTTCCATTGAGGAGTTCAATGCCTTGAACAACATGTCCAAGCTCTACCCCGAGTGGACCGTCAAGACCATTGACATCACCTTCCCCAAGACCGAGGGTGTCCAGGGCTACATCAACCACCTTGACTACATCTGCAAGGAGGCCACTGCCGCCATCGAGGCTCGCGATCGCATCATTGTCCTGACTGACCGCAACACATCCAAGGATCGCGTTGCTGTCTCTGCCCTGTTGGCTTCTGGTATGgttcaccatcatcttgttGCCAACAAGTGGCGTTCCATGGCTGCTCTCGTCGTTGAGACTGCCGAAGCTCGTGAGGTTCACCATATGTGTGTGCTTCTCGGGTACGGTGTGGATGCCATCAACCCCTACCTTGCGATGGAGTGcatcctcaagctcaacaaggagaagctcatcaagaagaagctcaccGACGAGCAGCTGATCCACAACTACAAGCACTCTGTTGACGGTGGTATCTTGAAGGTCATGAGCAAGATGGGTATTTCTACCCTCGCCAGTTACAAGGGTGCTCAGATCTTCGAGGCTCTCGGTGTTGACGACAGCGTTGTCGACCGCTGCTTCCGCGGCACTGCCTCCCGCATCAAGGGTATCACTTTCGAGCTCATTGCTGAGGACGCTTTCCGCCTCCACGAGCGTGGTTTCCCCTCGCGCTACactgttggtgttgctggccTTCCCGAGTCTGGCGAGTACCACTggcgtgatggtggtgaagctCACATCAACGACCCCACGTCGATTGCCAACATCCAGGACGCCGTCCGCACCAAGAACGACAAGTCGTACGAGGCCTACTCCCGCTCCGAGTATGAGCAGATCAAGGCCTGCACGCTCCGTGGCATGCTCGACTTCAAGTTTGAGGAGACcactcccatccccatcgaGCAGGTTGAGCCCTGGACCGAGATCGTGCGCCGCTTCTGCACTGGTGCCATGTCTTATGGTTCTATTTCCATGGAGTCTCACTCCACTCTCGCTGTGGCCATGAACAGACTTGGTGGCAAGTCCAACAccggtgaaggtggtgaggatcCTGAGCGCTCGCAGGTCATGCCCAACGGCGATACCATGCGCTCTGCCATCAAGCAGGTTGCCTCTGGCCGTTTCGGTGTCACGTCCGCCTACCTTGCCGACTCTGATGAGCTTCAGATCAAGATGGCCCAGGGTGCCAAGcccggtgagggtggtgagctgcCTGGCCACAAGGTCTCCAAGTCCATTGCCCGCACTCGTCACTCGACCCCTGGTGTCGGTTTGatctcgcctcctcctcatcacgATATTTACTCGATCGAGGATTTGAAGCAGCTCATTTACGACCTCAAGTGCTCGAGCCCTCGCTCGCGTGTGTCAGTGAAGCTTGTGTCCGAGACTGGTGTTGGTATTGTTGCCTCTGGTgtcgccaaggccaaggctgatCACATCTTGATCTCTGGTCACGATGGTGGTACCGGTGCTTCGCGCTGGACTGGTATCAAGTATGCCGGTCTCCCTTGGGAGTTGGGTCTTGCCGAGACTCATCAGACTTTGGTCTTGAACGATCTCCGTGGCCGTGTTGTTGTCCAGACTGATGGTCAGCTCCGCACTGGTCGCGATGTCGcccttgcttgcttgcttggtGCCGAGGAATGGGGTTTCGCTACTACCCCCTTGATTGCGATGGGTTGCATCATGGTAAGTTGA
- a CDS encoding hypothetical protein (EggNog:ENOG503P4J1; COG:S) yields the protein MSLFKTVILPLRAIQGVFALLVLALSSYVAHWYNTTTVISSPSSINFLFFASLYSLLSILALEFLIPRFVAPKTAASNYIALGVELSNVLFWFAGFVGLAVFLSKLLFCRGSVCQSAQADVAFAAAAWLVWIGSGVIMVREVVKKGGLMSWKRKEPAAVEVPVTNKEEA from the exons ATGTCCCTCTTTAAGACagtcatcctccctctccggGCCATCCAAGGCGTCTTTGCTCTCCTAGTCCTTGCTCTCTCATCATACG TCGCCCACTGGTACAACACAACAACAGtaatctcctccccctcctccattaacttcctcttcttcgcctccctctactccctcctctccatcctcgctcTCGAGTTCCTCATCCCTCGCTTCGTCGCCCCCAAGACGGCCGCCAGTAACTACATCGCTTTGGGGGTGGAACTGTCAAACGTGCTCTTTTGGTTCGCGGGGTTTGTCGGGCTGGCGGTTTTCCTGAGCAAACTGCTGTTTTGTCGGGGGAGCGTCTGCCAAAGTGCGCAGGCTGACGTTGCGTTTGCTGCGGCGGCGTGGCTGGTGTGGATTGGGTCAGGGGTGATtatggtgagggaggtggtgaagaagggggggttgatgagttggaagaggaaggagccggcggcggtggaggttcCTGTTACcaacaaggaggaggcttaA
- the MET15 gene encoding Homocysteine/cysteine synthase (COG:E; EggNog:ENOG503NVTU), with translation MSEQRFETLQLHAGQEPDPATNSRAVPIYATSSYVFNDSAHGARLFGLKEFGNIYSRIMNPTIDVFEKRIAALEGGVAAVAASSGMAAQFMAIAALAHSGDNIVSTSNLYGGTYNQFKVLFQRFGITTKFVTGDKPEDFAAVIDDKTKAVYIESIGNPRYNVPDFEKIANIAHEHGIPVVVDNTFGAGGYFVRPIEHGADIVVHSATKWIGGHGTTIGGVIVDAGKFDWGKHGKRFPQMVEPSEGYHGLKFWETFGAITYAIRVRVELLRDLGACLNPFGAQQLLLGIETLSLRAERHASNALTLARYLEGSPYVAWVSYPGLESHPSHELAKKYLKRGFGGVLSFGVKGGGAAGSQIVDSFKLISNLANVGDSKTLAIHPWTTTHEQLTDEEKVSSGVSEDLIRVSVGTEHIEDIVADFEQAFKAAEASTTKGEETEVADRTKTDAAPTEV, from the exons ATGTCTGAGCAGAGATTCGAGACCCTCCAGCTCCATGCGGG CCAGGAGCCTGACCCTGCCACCAACTCCCGTGCCGTCCCCATTTATGCCACCAGC AGCTACGTTTTCAATGACTCGGCTCACGGTGCCCGCCTCTTCGGCCTCAAGGAGTTTGGCAACATCTACTCCAGAATCATGAACCCCACCATCGATGTGTTCGAGAAGAGAatcgccgccctcgagggtggtgttgctgccgttgccgcctcctccggcatGGCCGCTCAGTTTATGGCCATTGCCGCTCTTGCTCACTCCGGTGACAACATCGtttccacctccaacctctacGGCGGTACCTACAACCAGTTCAAGGTCCTCTTTCAGCGCttcggcatcaccaccaaattCGTCACGGGAGACAAGCCCGAGGACTTCGCCGCTGTCATTGacgacaagaccaaggccgTCTACATTGAGAGCATTGGCAACCCCCGCTACAACGTCCCCGACTTCGAGAAGATTGCCAACATTGCCCACGAGCACGGTATCCCCGTGGTTGTCGACAACACCTTCGGCGCCGGCGGTTACTTCGTCCGCCCCATCGAGCACGGTGCTGATATTGTCGTCCACTCTGCCACCAAGTGGATTGGTGGTCACGGTACTACCATCGGTGGCGTCATCGTCGATGCCGGCAAGTTCGACTGGGGCAAGCACGGCAAGCGCTTCCCCCAGATGGTTGAGCCCTCCGAGGGTTACCACGGGCTCAAGTTCTGGGAGACCTTCGGTGCCATCACCTATGCTATCAGAGTTAGAGTCGAGCTCCTCCGCGACCTTGGTGCctgcctcaaccccttcggtgcccagcagctcctcctcggtatCGAGACTCTCTCCCTCCGTGCCGAGAGGCACGCTTCCAacgccctcaccctcgctCGTTACCTCGAGGGCAGCCCATATGTGGCCTGGGTGTCATACCCCGGTCTCGAGAGCCACCCATCTCACGAGTTGGCCAAGAAGTACCTCAAGCGCGGTTTCGGCGGTGTCTTGAGCTTCGGTGTCAAAGGTGGCGGTGCTGCCGGCAGTCAGATTGTCGACAGCTTCAAGCTCATCTCCAACCTTGCCAACGTTGGCGACTCCAAGACCCTTGCCATTCACCCATGGACCACCACTCACGAGCAGCTcaccgacgaggagaaggtcaGCTCGGGTGTGTCTGAGGATCTCATCCGTGTGTCGGTCGGTACTGAGCACATTGAGGACATCGTTGCCGACTTTGAGCAGGCGTTCAAAGCTGCTGAGGCTTCGACGACAAAGGGTGAGGAGACAGAGGTGGCCGATCGGACCAAGACTGATGCTGCGCCAACTGAAGTTTAA
- a CDS encoding hypothetical protein (EggNog:ENOG503P3QI; COG:S): protein MRIPTLLSLLGAATALTHNNPPLQTSLTVHIPPSAPLPNPAALLPQTHATLNSLTKHHSAPLSDKSNFHFHNVTPGSYLLDIHCLTHAFLPLRVDISPSTSSFSSSSDPSEQSPIKIEAWETFRGNDWGNKGEKVSTEVSDGKSKMMVVVARMAGQKSYFMERSSFSVLSIFKNPIILLSLVSMGLFFGMPKLIENMDPEMRAEWEEQQKSNPMNALMGAASGQQGGGGMGNFDMAAFLAGSGGGKEDNKGGNNDGGKKKNR, encoded by the exons ATGAGAATaccaaccctcctctccctcctggGAGCAGCCACCGCCCTcacccacaacaacccccctcttcaaACCTCCCTAACAGTTCACATCCCCCCCTcggcccccctccccaacccggcCGCTCTCCTTCCCCAAACACACGCGACCCTCAACTCCCTAACCAAACACCACTCCGCCCCATTATCGGACAAATCCaacttccacttccacaaCGTCACCCCCGGCTCTTACCTGCTAGACATCCACTGCCTCACCCACGCGTTTCTTCCCCTCAGAGTGGACatttccccctccacctcctccttctcctcctcctcggaccCGTCAGAACAATCACCCATCAAGATTGAAGCATGGGAGACGTTTAGGGGCAACGACTGGGGAAACAAAGGGGAGAAGGTCTCTACTGAGGTGTCGGACGGGAAatcgaagatgatggtggttgtggcgAGGATGGCCGGCCAAAAGAGCTATTTCATGGAGAGGAGTTCGTTTTCGGTGCTGAGCATCTTCAAGAACCCGATTATCCTGCTGAGTTTGGTTTCgatggggttgttttttGGGATGCCAAAGTTGATTGAGAATA TGGACCCGGAAATGCGCGCCGAGTGGGAGGAGCAGCAAAAGAGCAACCCGATGAATGCGCTGATGGGGGCGGCGAGCGGGCAgcaggggggagggggaatggGGAATTTTGATATGGCTGCTTTTTTGGCTGGGAGCGGTGGGGGTAAGGAGGATAATAAGGGGGGGAATAAtgatggggggaagaagaagaacaggtga
- the GLT1_1 gene encoding glutamate synthase [NADH] (EggNog:ENOG503NUMZ; COG:E), which yields MEDLEVDDVELVDLGPEIGQQLRDIELPSSTYGGSYRPGSSQYTSRPNSSLGHAGNNSNGGSSLMSLPSATLDRFAKLRSGLNNGCQCGGVRRICRRFPTEQQGRLVYDMLRSEHHDLVDPYLVRDGDDFRMTVTRYEELCSKQVKKNHLKLYRAPLAFAPHPANVQRSVPIDPWLLGFWLGDGSTGGPIVSSSDLEVKVWLHSHVAELNASRPAGARPLHVSEHLQQKAGDAIPGTNHYANHNTYTYKISSQEGMPGYHWNPIQDGLRSLGLLGDKSGGIPDCYKTADEATRLAVIAGLIDSDGCYVKSHNTYRFTQRTDEHRKIVEDLRDLALSCGISVTGIDREVNNQKFGDGWSDIPGDVFICYLGKGSAKFQQYLLMPRKKMNMAKTYYNDDARPFTVTDVEEDDYRAIQVSGSLFQLGNGLVTHNCHLVCDLRSPIAEFC from the coding sequence ATGGAAGATTTAGaggtggatgatgtcgagCTGGTGGACCTCGGACCTGAGATAGGACAACAGTTACGCGACATTGAGCTCCCGTCCTCGACATATGGAGGATCTTACCGTCCTGGTTCTTCCCAGTATACGTCCAGACCAAACTCGTCCCTTGGACACGCAGGGAACAACTCGAATGGGGGCTCATCACTCATGTCACTCCCGTCAGCTACACTCGATCGCTTCGCCAAATTGAGAAGTGGGCTGAATAATGGGTGCCAATGCGGTGGTGTCCGGAGAATCTGTCGTCGTTTCCCTACCGAGCAGCAAGGTCGCTTGGTATATGACATGCTGAGGAGTGAACACCATGATCTCGTTGACCCTTATCTTGTcagagatggtgatgacttCAGGATGACCGTGACTCGGTACGAGGAGCTGTGCAGCAAGCAGGTCAAGAAGAATCACTTGAAGCTTTACCGCGCCCCTCTTGCCTTTGCTCCTCACCCGGCCAACGTCCAGAGGTCCGTCCCCATCGACCCCTGGCTCCTGGGCTTCtggcttggtgatgggtcCACAGGCGGCCCGATCGTCTCCAGCTCCGATCTTGAGGTCAAAGTCTGGCTTCATAGCCATGTTGCGGAGCTCAACGCCAGCAGGCCAGCCGGGGCTCGCCCGCTCCACGTCAGCGAGCACCTCCAGCAGAAGGCTGGTGATGCTATTCCGGGGACTAATCACTATGCCAACCACAATACTTACACATATAAGATCTCCAGTCAGGAGGGGATGCCTGGGTATCACTGGAATCCCATCCAGGATGGCCTCCGTTCCCTTGGTCTCCTTGGTGACAAGAGTGGTGGTATCCCCGACTGCTATAAGACTGCGGATGAGGCTACTCGGCTGGCTGTCATCGCTGGCCTCATCGATTCTGATGGCTGCTATGTGAAGTCACACAATACCTACCGTTTTACGCAGCGCACCGATGAGCATAGGAAAATCGTGGAGGATCTCCGCGACTTGGCACTGAGTTGCGGTATCTCTGTCACAGGCATTGACAGAGAAGTCAATAACCAGAAgtttggggatgggtggtCAGATATTCCTGGCGATGTCTTCATTTGCTACCTTGGCAAGGGGTCTGCTAAGTTCCAGCAATACCTCCTCATGCCTCGCAAGAAGATGAACATGGCCAAGACCTATTACAATGACGATGCCCGCCCCTTCACGGTCACAgacgttgaggaggatgattaTCGCGCGATTCAGGTCTCAGGGTCCCTATTTCAGCTTGGGAATGGCCTCGTTACTCACAATTGTCATTTGGTTTGTGATTTGAGATCCCCAATTGCCGAGTTTTGCTAA
- the WWM1 gene encoding WW domain-containing protein wwm1 (COG:A; EggNog:ENOG503P2KC) has protein sequence MADFDAPTGPPPPKVPEGWVARWNDQYKEWFYVNTYTKKSQWEKPTQPAIPPRDDAPAGPPPSYTAGDDKPVVVSDAKVNPYDNTNQSTTGGASGSGTHQTESEDERLARQLQAEEDARARSHGGTTTPQQSFPGQLPPRPDNLEKGKSFLGKLFGGKKGGGGSHGSGGTLGGLGGLMANRPGSHSQYPGGYGGPAPPPQGAYGGGGYPPQGGYGGYPPQQGYGGYPPQQGYPQQGYGGYPPQGGYGGYPQQGYGAHGRPAKSGPGMGMMAGGAALGVGAGLLGGALVADAIHDNQQEAYQEGYQDGAEGDFGGGDDFGGGDF, from the exons ATGGCCGACTTTGACGCTCCCACCGGCCCTCCCCCGCCCAAGGTGCCAGAAGGCTGGGTCGCGCGCTGGAACGACCAGTACAAGGAATG GTTCTATGTAAACACCTACACCAAAAAGTCCCAATGGGAAAAACCCACCCAGCCGGCCATCCCGCCCCGCGATGACGCTCCTGCCGGTCCGCCCCCGAGTTACACCGCCGGGGATGATAAacctgttgttgtttctgatGCAAAGGTCAATCCTTACGATAATACCAACCAGTCGACTACGGGCGGTGCGTCCGGATCTGGGACCCATCAAACCGAAAGCGAAGACGAACGCCTGGCTAGGCAGCTAcaggcggaggaggacgcTAGGGCGCGGTCTCATGGGGGTACTACAACGCCGCAGCAGAGCTTTCCAGGACAGCTCCCGCCTAGACCGGATAATCttgagaaggggaagagtttcttggggaagttgtttgggggaaagaaggggggCGGCGGTAGTCATGGGTCGGGGGGGACattgggtgggttgggggggttgatggctAATCGCCCTGGGAGTCACAGTCAGTATCCGGGGGGTTATGGAGGGCCGGCGCCGCCTCCTCAGGGAGcttatggtggtggtggttatcCTCCTCAGGGAGGATACGGCGgttatcctcctcagcaggggTATGGAGGTTaccctcctcagcagggTTATCCGCAGCAGGGTTATGGGGGTTATCCTCCTCAG GGGGGGTATGGGGGTTATCCTCAGCAGGGCTATGGTGCTCACGGTAGGCCCGCGAAGAGTGGTcctgggatggggatgatggctggTGGTGCGGCGTTGGGTGTGGGTGCTGGATTGCTTGGTGGTGCGTTGGTTGCGGATGCGATACATGACAATCAGCAGGAGGCTTATCAGGAGGGGTATCAGgatggggcggagggggattttggtgggggggatgattttgggggtggtgatttcTAG